One Candidatus Effluviviaceae Genus I sp. DNA segment encodes these proteins:
- a CDS encoding polysaccharide biosynthesis/export family protein — MARVVRAGALALAGAVMLMAPGCSPRPTVRAAPPVVETAGTGAAAYRLRPGDAVWIDFLTDASMSLEVPVTPAGTITLPLAGDLKAVEKTTEELAADIREHMSPYLIDPAVSVVVKELGARPVFVIGEVRSPGRVASTEPLTVTRAIAAVGGLLPTAQPRSIMILRSEGVAEPTAYKVDLTLVLSGKDLTHDVELVPNDVVYVSQSLIGDVGEFVSLFFESILPAQLFYLRGYDIVNPERRGLW; from the coding sequence ATGGCACGAGTTGTGAGGGCCGGCGCCTTGGCGCTTGCCGGCGCCGTGATGCTCATGGCGCCGGGATGCAGCCCGCGCCCGACCGTGCGGGCGGCGCCGCCCGTGGTCGAGACCGCGGGCACCGGAGCGGCCGCGTATCGGCTGCGCCCGGGCGACGCGGTGTGGATCGACTTCCTCACCGACGCCAGCATGAGCCTTGAGGTGCCCGTGACGCCCGCGGGCACGATCACGCTGCCGCTCGCCGGTGATCTCAAGGCGGTGGAGAAGACAACCGAGGAGCTCGCGGCGGACATCAGGGAACACATGTCCCCTTACCTCATCGACCCCGCTGTCTCGGTCGTGGTGAAGGAGCTGGGTGCGAGACCTGTGTTCGTGATCGGCGAGGTGAGGTCGCCGGGTAGGGTGGCCTCGACCGAGCCGCTCACGGTCACGCGCGCCATCGCGGCGGTGGGCGGCCTGCTCCCCACCGCTCAGCCCAGGAGCATCATGATCCTGCGCAGCGAGGGCGTGGCGGAGCCGACGGCCTACAAGGTCGACCTGACCCTGGTGCTTTCAGGCAAGGATCTTACGCACGACGTGGAGCTCGTGCCGAACGACGTCGTCTACGTCTCGCAGTCCCTCATCGGCGACGTCGGTGAGTTCGTCTCTCTCTTCTTCGAGAGCATCCTGCCGGCGCAGCTCTTCTACCTCCGTGGGTACGACATCGTGAATCCGGAGAGGCGAGGCCTGTGGTAG